In a single window of the Olivibacter sp. SDN3 genome:
- a CDS encoding RNA polymerase sigma-70 factor, protein MEAKYSAFSPIELDAEQLFKAYYAKLCFFAFQHLGDKQEAEDLAQEAFMAYLKKRNQLSKDTDVIRSFLYSSVKNACYNTIRRQQVIRRYFKLREDSEVEEAKYLTSMIRTEVLAAVYKIIDDLPEGCREIFRMGYLEGLNNQEISEKLGVTINTVKTQKQRGMKVLKRKLDPEMFTLLLYFFFSAR, encoded by the coding sequence ATGGAAGCTAAATATTCTGCTTTTTCCCCCATTGAACTTGATGCTGAACAGCTTTTTAAAGCGTACTATGCTAAGCTTTGTTTTTTTGCTTTTCAACATCTTGGAGATAAACAGGAGGCGGAAGATTTGGCTCAGGAAGCATTCATGGCTTACCTGAAAAAAAGAAACCAGCTGTCAAAAGATACAGATGTCATAAGGAGTTTCCTGTACAGTTCGGTAAAGAATGCTTGTTACAATACCATTAGAAGGCAACAAGTCATTCGACGGTATTTTAAGCTGCGGGAAGACAGTGAAGTGGAAGAAGCTAAATACCTTACGTCGATGATCAGGACAGAAGTGTTGGCAGCAGTCTACAAGATTATTGATGATCTTCCCGAAGGCTGTCGCGAAATATTCCGAATGGGCTACCTGGAAGGTTTGAATAATCAGGAAATTTCGGAAAAATTAGGCGTTACCATCAACACGGTAAAGACACAGAAACAAAGAGGGATGAAAGTACTGAAACGTAAATTGGATCCTGAGATGTTTACGTTATTGCTGTATTTTTTCTTTTCGGCAAGATAA